Proteins found in one Streptomyces sp. CB09001 genomic segment:
- a CDS encoding GntR family transcriptional regulator: MPGSSGTGAVTRSTLRQQIADALRDEVLAGRLQPGQEFTVKEIAEQYGVSATPVREALVNLSAQGLLDADHHRGFRVHEYSVDDFRGMIEARSLVTDGMFLSLAADLPGGPDPADPRIAAALAGVRRRGEEAQRAAAAGDLTVLIGYDLRYWRELATLFGNPYLCDFLHRLRVQSWVCTVQHLRRLSELRGALWCGHTALVDALARRDIQGARSLVDAYNSHSLALIEGLAGE, encoded by the coding sequence ATGCCCGGCTCCAGCGGTACCGGTGCCGTCACACGCAGCACCCTGCGGCAGCAGATCGCCGACGCGCTCCGTGACGAGGTGCTGGCCGGGCGGCTCCAGCCGGGGCAGGAGTTCACGGTCAAGGAGATCGCCGAGCAGTACGGCGTGTCCGCGACGCCGGTGCGCGAGGCCCTGGTCAACCTGTCCGCGCAGGGGCTCCTCGACGCCGACCACCACCGCGGCTTCCGCGTCCACGAGTACTCGGTCGACGACTTCCGCGGCATGATCGAGGCCCGCAGTCTCGTGACCGACGGGATGTTCCTCTCCCTGGCCGCCGATCTGCCGGGTGGTCCCGACCCGGCCGACCCGCGCATCGCCGCCGCCCTCGCCGGGGTCCGCCGGCGCGGCGAGGAGGCCCAGCGCGCCGCCGCGGCCGGGGACCTGACCGTCCTGATCGGCTACGACCTGCGCTACTGGCGCGAGCTGGCCACCCTGTTCGGCAACCCCTACCTCTGCGACTTCCTGCACCGGCTGCGCGTGCAGAGCTGGGTGTGCACCGTGCAGCACCTGCGCCGGCTCAGCGAACTGCGCGGCGCGCTGTGGTGCGGGCACACCGCACTGGTCGACGCCCTGGCCCGGCGTGACATCCAGGGCGCGCGTTCGCTCGTCGACGCGTACAACAGCCACTCGCTCGCTTTGATCGAGGGGCTCGCCGGCGAATGA